Part of the Branchiostoma floridae strain S238N-H82 chromosome 11, Bfl_VNyyK, whole genome shotgun sequence genome, TGGAGATGAACTGAgtattttcaactgttttaGTCGTTCTCCAAGCCCAAATAGCTGTAGTATAAATCGCCATATAGGAATACGCTGCAACCCCGAGACGCCAGTATCACCTCGCCTGAGGTGCACGTCTAACAAATGGGGAGGAATTAGATCCAAAAGCAGTCAGGAATTCAAAGTTGATAATGCCATCTTCTCACACACCGGACGACTTCATGTCGGGTTGGGCAGTGCCTTGCATCTGGATGATTCGGAAACAAGCGGAAGTATTTCTAATATACAGGTGCAAGAGTGCGAGGGAACTGGCATCTATGTTGTTGCAAAATATACGTCTGGTGCATCAAATGTGACTGTTCGTGACTGTCATGGGGAAGCCGGTATAACTCTTGAAAGGGCCAACAGAATCGTTACCGTCACAAAGAGTCTCATTTACAACAATACATTTTATGAAGGAGCAATTGCAATTATTGCAACACCAATCACGTCATCAACAGAAGTGACCACTGTACCGGCCGATACTCGCTGTGGCACACCCATTACCTTCAGCAATTCCAGCGGAACTTTTGCGAGTCCAAACTTCGGTAGCTCTTCATATCCATCGTACAGCTACTGTGAGTGGGTCATCCGAGCTCCTGTAGGACACGTTGTTTTACTGGATTTTAGTGTACTAGATCTAAGCTACAACACTGAGGTTAAGGTTTATGACGGACAGGATTCGACGGCCTCATCAATTGCAACATACCGCTACTCCTCATCCCCTGGTGATCTTATCGGATCAACAGGAAACAGCATGTTCGTAGTTTTCAGGAGCCGTGGATATTCTGGTCGAGGCTTCCTGGCAAAGTACGAAATAGGTAAGTCATTTCACTGATTTTAGGACTATTGTTGTACTACCATTTGTGTCCATACTTGTTTAAAATCTTGTGCTAGATCTAACAGATGCGTTATCAAAATAATCGTTCGGAAATAAGTTATATTTGAACTTTTTTCATATCTGTTTCTCCGTTCAGACCTTCCTCCTGTGTACAGAATCGTTGACAACATCGTGAAAGACAACTCTGGAACGGCTGTAAAAGTCACTGCACAATCGTCATATTCTATAATCGACGTTCTTCGCAACATCTTTGAAAACAACCAAGAACGGGAAACAAACAATGACGAAGCAGTTATCATCGTGAACCACGAGCGATCTAATACAGTAGTGAGAGGAAATGTGATGCAAAACAATCAAATGACCAGCATACGCGTTAATGTGCAACAGCGGCAGGAAGGCAACGTCACAGTCACGGACAACCTGTTTCGATGGAACAGCAGAAGCACGACACTGACGGTGCGCGGGCAATATTATGCATCAGGCCAAACACCTGTAAGGATCAGCAACAACGTCTTCTCAGGGAATGATGCCACTGAAACTGGCAGAGTCTTGTACTTTTATGAAGCCCCTGGCACAGTTGAAAATAACACCTTTGTCAACAACTCTGCTCGTCATGTGATAGATTGGGAAGGTCTTTATTATTCTGAAGAACAAGTGCTATCCAACAATTTCATTTATGACAATATACCGTTGACGCCAGGGATGAAATACACCATTGCAGTTTCGGGGAGAAATACTCAGATACACGGGAATGTTTTCACCAATCCTGCAAACGACGCAGAACTAGCAACATCGACCCGCACGTCTTCCTACCCCGTCAACGCTACCGGCAACTTTTGGGGTTTCGATTCGGATAATCTTGTCTCAGAACGAATTCGAGATAAGGACGATAACGACGACTGGGCAGAGGTCCTATACGACCCGTGGCTCGCAGCTCTACCAGCAGATGGTGAGTTGTCACGCCATTCATTTATCAACATGTTCTCTTAACTAAGTCATCATACGAGTAGCATGCAGTAAGTAGTCTATACATAGAGTAATATTCCTTGCTGCGATGTAAGTTCTCTACGTCACTCTGTAAGTACTAGTAAGTACTCTATGCCACTCAGATCTGCTGCTACTGTAGTCGATCAAGATGTTTGGTTTCAAGCTTTTCCCTCAGTCCCTGATTGCGAAACATAGAgtatgttgtctgaaacgtcggGCCGTTTACAAAATttaatccagttgcttgtataACTGTTACTTTGCTTACTGTATTATGTTTTAACTGTATTACGTAGGCTTGGTTTTCATGAAAATACTTAACTCGTGCAATACTGTGCTGGAAATTGTGGAACCCTGAATGACTCTTGTATCACTGACTTCATACTTTCAGGTCCCTGCCCACTCGGATGGAAGTACAGCAAGCAGCTCAGCGCCTGTTACATGTACCATAGTGGAGCTCAAGACTGGCTGGGTGCAGTTCATTCCTGCAAGGTcataatcatcattattatGGTCACATTTTGCAATTACTGTTCATAGATAATAAGACGGTGTACAATGAATTTTCCTGATGGTGTACACTGTTAATCATTGTATCAAACATCAAGCTGTCTGAGTGTGTAaatcttaatatatatatatacatattgttaCATCCTGTTGAGTGCTTTGTCCTGAATGCCGGATCTTATCCTCAGTTTGTCCTCAGTGCAGCATTTCAGAACAGCTTATACTAGCTTACAAAAGTTAGTTTTCGTTGTCTTTTTTTCAGATCCAGCACGCCATAGTTGCAAGGTCATTCTCGGGTCAGGAGCGAGAGTTGATTGACAGCATCATCAGAGCCAGAGAAGTTCATTTTGTATCCAATGTGCCCATCTGGAAGGACAGACCTGACGATGTAAGTAATAATGACTTCGTGATGTTCATTTCTTAAACTGCTTTTCCTCTTTTGACATGAAACATGAAATGGCATTGTAAAACCATACACACAATGCCATATAAGATGATACgttttattctatacctctatgttgtactttgtgtaatagttgttgccatacattgaaccttgtacaattgtcgtaCAAGAAAGTTCTCTCTATATTTCGTAAATAGATAATTGATAGTTTAGATTACTCTCaaattttctttgctttttgtGCCAAAGATCGCAAACTCCACACATGACTGCAAAGTACATCTGCCGTCAAACGGGACACTCACAACGCTTGCTGACTGCGGCTCCTTCTATCCCTTCATCTGCAAGAGGCCAGTAGGTAAGTGTAAGGAAGCTCTCTGTTTGAAACTTTGGACTGGTGTGGTCCCATTGGATTGTCACAGTCCCCAAAACTACAGTACGAATTGAAAGCCCTTGTAATTATCTTTATGCAGTTGACGACTGTCCCAATGCCTGTTCCCATCGCGGTCGCTGCGAGGGAAGGACGTGTATCTGTGACAGAGGCTGGGAAGGAGAGGACTGTTCCAAGGCAAACTGTCGAGACAGGAACGACTGTGGGGAGTTTGGTACTTGTGTAGGACCGAACATATGCAGATGTAGAAATGGATGGCAGGTAATTCATACTCGTATGAATGATTATACTGTCTAATACTTACAGAATAAAAGTTTCATAGTTGATCTGCAAGcattgtttgaaatgaaaattcgTATAATCATCTACAAGTTGGTACATTGATACTattctgcaagcagaggttgagggcgccggtaaatttcccgactgCTACTATATTTCCGCGACtatacctctgcttggagaatacaacaTTTCCTATATGACATACAGGGGCGTGCCTGCACAGTCAGCTACTGCAACCGTTTCACGTCTTGCAAGTCTTGTGCCATGGCAGTGGGGTGTGGATGGTGTGACCAGAGACAGAGCTGTGAATCCGGGTTGTACAGAGGTCCTGACGTAATGCCTTGCCAAACATGGTTCTACCACAGTTGCTTTACCGTGGGAGAAAAAGGACGTTGCTCTCCTGACATTGAAGTAAGTTGTCctatttccttttttgtttcttttcatgtCCTTTTAAGTTTTGTTGAATACCCTTATTACACTTACCAAGGTACATTTACATAGACAGGTTCTTGTGCAGTCAACTGACACTCTTGGTACTAAAGATAATTTAAACATAGCGTTGTCACTGAAGATGGTTTGGATAAAGAATGTATAGGTTTTCATGAGTTCGGGGGAGGGAGGGGTCGGTGTTTAGATCCTAGCCAAAGGGTTTCATTCAGTTGCTGGCCTGTATCCCGGTAATGGTTTAATGTGAATATGTTCTGTAACCTTTGTACGATCCTCCGTCCTGACAAAAGGTGGAGTGCTTTTCGCATTGAATTAATGTTAATTTTATACATTGCCATGATGTCTCTTTTATTGAGGTATCCTGTGACATTCccttttattgttatttttgggCCATGGTAGGTTGTCGACTGCGAACATCGGCAGTGCAACAACTCTCTCTCAACGACAACAGTTGAGTCTTGTTTAAGGTGCCAGGACGTTGAAGGATGCTTCAAAGAAACGGTATCTGTTTTTCTAAAGTCTTATCTATTAAAATTTTAATGATGAAACCTTTGTTTGCTTTCCTTATACTACCTTTAGGCTTTGCTTCTCCATAGCCAAAGTCCCCCATTCCCCTATACAGCGATCGTACTGCGGCTTTGGTGCTCCCTACATTAGATTTGTGTAATCATTTCATTATTAGAATATCACgcaaaatataaaagtatgactgaaataaaacatatcattttaattctgatttttttttacaccaatTAAAATCGTTGAGCACTCTATCGCCGCACAAGATCGCCCTATAGTGGAATCTACTGTAAATTAGTAAGAAAATGACTATTCTTAAGATAATATTGACATCTTTTGTCTTGAATTAGGATAACTGTAAAGTATGGAACGAAGACCAGTGCCCCAAGGGTTTCATCCACCCACTGTACAACGACACCACGAGGATCGAGAAGATCCTGATCGGCCATAACGTAGAATACGTCCCGCGGGAAGGGAACACCTTGTACCGGTGTCCTGTCCGCTTCTCCAGCTGGGGAGCCACCATGTTTGTGAATGAAGGGATCCTGGACATCCGGATTGGACAGGTGCTGTCCAGTCCTCAGGCAAGCGGTGTACTGCACAAGGTGGAACAAGTGAGGAAGACAGGTAAGAACAACTCCTATGAAAGATGGCCGCTACAACTGAATGTTGTGCAAAATTCTATCAATTGAAGATTGTAAAATTTGTCTAGCCGCAGTTTTCAATACATTACTTGATCATGGAACGTATTGAAAATAACTGAAAACTTATTTGCAGTGAATTTCTCTTGAGGACATAATATATGGCATTCCATGATATGCAAAATGAAGAGACAGAGAAAAGAGTACACGACTTATCAACCTAGGATGTGttaaaaaatcgtatttttACTACGGCTATCATGGAAATGATCTCGTACAATAGGAGTACCCATACCATAGATGAATTTAAACAACGCTTAAAGTTAGGTTTAAAAGTTTGTTAAATTCattgatataaccagctgctgctagCATGCTGTACCTACAAAGCTGGCGTGTTACACCTTAGGACGATTATACTGGCTCTATAGATACAAACCTGACACTTGTCTTTTGTCTTTACAACAGAGGATTACACGGTGATAGTAGCACACCCCGCCACTCTGGAGGACATGCTGGATTACAGTGACTTCAGCCAGGAGGTTCAGCTGGAGATGGCTGTGGACATGAAGAGGAACGAGGGAGTTCCCGAACTGTCTGTGGTGGAAAGAGTACTGAATGGAAACGGGACACTTGATGGGAGCGCTGTTCGTGTCATAGCTGAAGGTGTGTAGTGGCTGAATGTGTTTGTAGATGCTCTATGAATGATCTCTCAGTATAGATACAAATGCATGTAGGTGATGTAGGGATCTTTTGAGATATAGTCGatacatttacatttgaatCATTATAATTGTATAGTTTTATAACCAAGATGACTGATATCAGAAGGAAAATCTTTGTCTCTGTTTTAAACATGCCATGATTGTTTTAAACAAACTTCACAGATGTCCCGGTCTACAAGTGTATCGGATCCCGGGCTATGAATGAAGGAGAGGGCAACTACCATTTACTGATGACACACATCCCTGATCACCTATCAGTTGGCGACATCATTGTCAGTAACCACAGCAATGGGATACTGGAGCAGGTTATCCAGCAGACAACGACGACGCTTGGTGTTTTCATCCAAACTCAGCTGCAGGATTGTTTTGAAGCTTTCAAGTAAGCCTACGTCACTCACTTCCACTAAGTAATGCTGCTTATAATATCTGCTCTACATCTTTCATCTTCTCTAATGACGGACAGAGAGAGTGAAAAGCAGACATTTATACTTAATTTGGGATGCTAGATCAAAAGAGAGTCGCCATGGCTATGATGAACTATTAATTAAGCGAGTAGCCGCTAGTATCTTTATAGTATATTCATATTCAATAAGATGAAAAATGTAAGTTAATAATGAATTATATCATCTTAGTTTCCGGCAAGAACTGCAGACAACGGACGGTGCAACCCTTCCTGAGTCCCTACCGTGTTCGGGCGGACCGGACGGGGCACACGGGCTGCTCATCGTAGACTCAAATGGAAAAGAGTTGGACCTGGAGACTGGTGACGTGGTGATAGGGAGAAAAAGTAGCAGATTGCTGGCAAAAGTAAGTATGATAAGTAAGTTGAATTAATATAATCATTAACTCATATGTCATGCAGGACAGCTTTTGATTATTTGAATCCTTAAACCACCTAATACTTTTGCCACAACTAAAAACAACCATGATTTTGTTTCTATGATTGTCTCTACATCTTTAGGTTGTGAATATCACCACTGCCTCTGAGTACACGCTAGTAGAAGTGGAGCCTATCCTGAGCAGATCCATAATGACATTGCCGTCAAGAAGAAGGCGACGGGAGGATGTTGCCGTCTCTCCAGACAGGGAGCCTTTAAACATGGTCATCGAAGACCAATTCCGGGTAGGACTTGTGGCTTTTGTAGTAATCGTCGTTGAGTTTCTCACTGTCAACTGATCGTCGATACTTGCTCGTCGGAATTTGCGATAATCTAATCTATTAATAAGCTTAATATTCAATTTGAATTTCCACTATATATCAGAAGCGAATACTATTTGTACCATTACGGTAAAATCCCATGAGATGCCGGCCATGCTGATAAATAACGTATGTTGTTGATGAATCTCGTATGTTCTTGTTGTCCACTGCTCATAGATTTTGTGTAAAGCTCAATAGACAACAAACGCCTTTTAGTTAAACGACCAAGTTAGCATTGGATTTGATATAAACGGAAAATGATGCAGCTGTTTTGCAGACACGGACGAAAATtcttgtatatattttgcaataatgtAATCTGTTTTTACAGGAGGTCACCGACAGATTTGATATCACACTGTCTACAAGTGGGGCACTCTCAGCTGGAATCAAGCTCGCGCTTGTAGTTTCGACGTCGGAGTTTTCGACACCCACGCTCAAAAAGGCAGAGGCTTCCTTCATTGGTGGACGACTAGAAGTAGGACTCCATGGCACTCTGGATGTTTCGGAgcggtatgtacatgtattgcttaCAAGGCATTTATTTATATCTTAGGCTTAACCTATACAAATATAGATGTCATATGTGTAGGTTATCTTACACAAATCAGACATGGTAAACATCTCTTGGCTGGGACTAACATTAATATCTGAAATACATGATTTTTTGTTATCTAATTTACAATTTAGTGTTGTGTTTTTTCTCTTCTAGACCATTATTTTACATTCAGTGATTAAAAATGTGCAATTCACTGTATGCCATAGTACTTGGACGAGAGGAGGTTTTCAGACGACATTGTCACCCAGATACGCATCTCTGTGTGTGAGCAGCACAGTGTGCATACCAGCTAAAATATGGGCGGGCATCGAGACATCTTATGAAATATACGCTCAGGTAGGTTAGTCTGGAGTTCACATATGTAAGCTTTGGTCCACTTCCAGTGGTCTCTGCCCCGCATGTACTTTGGATAGAACTAACGTTAACATGGCTGGACTCCAGACCATCGATTGCTATGCATATGGTCAAAAGACTAACATCGGATAACATCAATGGACTACCATTCATTTGAGTGCAAAGAAAACTGCCTTCATATGTTTAATATTTCAAATGCACATGATGACAGATAGTGGGAATGTATGTTTTTAAGCATGTCGGTTTTCAGAAAATAGCTACGGTTGCTGTAACTCTCCCTTTATCCACCCAGGGTCCAGGCAGTATTGAAATGTCTTCCAACGTGGTCAAGCCAGATATTGACGGTGGTGGAAGCTGGCAACCACAGGAAGGGAGTCAATCGTTCTCGTTTGAGCAGAATGAGGAATCCGTAAGTGAGGTTTGCGTATACCGATCTTTGCTACGGAATAATTTCAcatcatctgtatctgtatagccggcaCACCAGTTTCTCAGGTACACCTACGCCTTTgcacatataacatataacgttGCTTGCAAGCTTTCTTTAAAGCTGCGTTATTCGAAAgcgcccctactgtacttggtggcaacgaCGAGCTCCACCCCACGATAATTGTAAGGAGAAACCGTGTTTTTGCTCCACCTGGGTTGATAACTCTGAAGACATGATTGATTCAAGTTCTTTtatgagctggtattagatcaTAGTCAACTATATTAAAAGCTTCAACCTAAAAATCCTCATTCTATACATTCAGTATACAGGTAACTGCTCTTGATACTGGCCTCTACATTGATCTTTAAACTACTGAGTACTATCAGGTTGTTGACGTAGTTGCATTTCAACTGAAGGCCAATGTAATGCATTTCAACTACAGAACGATGCAGATGTCCTAATATCGTCCTACTCTGGAACGGCAAGCGAAAGTGACCAACTCATCATACTAGAGCTAAAAGTGAAACCGACGTTTTCCATCGAGTTTCCCACATCCGGAGAAAGTGAAGAGGATGCCAATTTGATACCGTCACTGGACGAGATATCGGGTATGCCGGTTTCTGAATATGTACTATTTATTGAGACGGTGGGCgctataaacttcctggcacgtttgaccaatttctaACGTCAAGTATTTGCAAGATCACATGTCAATAGGATCGCGCGTCTGTAACTCTCGTGAGTTTACGTTccgaagtgattggtcattagtATTCCTCCTATAGAAGTtcacagtggtcgttgaaaaatTGAttcgtgtatacctttgtgttaaattggaagaaagttaaaagCATTTTGCTCTGATTGGTACCAACCTAGCTTCCATGAtaacattgtactttttgtgtagACAGCTTAGAGTGCTCTTAGGATATTTATTTTTCACTTCAACAAACTCCAACAAACAATATCTTTTaaggaaaaactaaactttacttaaccaacaccaagtttgattgggacttaccccaaattttcatgAGACGGACAGCAGATGGGTCCATTCCATGAACAAaactgacggagtcggctgaaaatttggggtaagtcccaatcaaactcggtgttggttaagtaaagtttagtttttccacaatgtcatttaccaacacagatgaaatttcatgCTAAAACAGCATCTTTTGTATCAATAAATACCAATGGAATCAGCCCTCATTCAAAAgattaatgtgttttttttaaatcgctTTATATCTTTTTCTAGGTCAGATTGGTCAAGGCGATGCTTTTGGGTACAGTATCACTACATCCCTTCAATCACAAGCTCTCCTGCGTGTATCAGCCCAGTCGTGTTCTGCCGAGTGCCCATATTCAGACAGACCACAGTACGTTGGTGTCACGTCATCGTTGGACTATCTGAAGGGAGCGTTCAACGTGGTAGTTGGAAACAACGAGTACTACGAGGAACAACAATGGAGACGTGAGGAGTGGATGGAGTCCGACAGGTTGGAAATCATATCTTACGGATAGATTCTTTGACACTGTGTATAATGGGTACATATTGAAgcagcaaataaattttgaaTGCAATTGTCGATATGTGGCATTTAGATGGGTACCTAATGGCTATATCACATACatagaattatgttagcccttattgttctGTTAACTaagttgttaagctttatcctatacctctattttgtactttatgtaatagctttgccatacattgtatcatgtacaattgtcctGCAATAACCTTCTTCTTCTACATAAAGTGGAATGAGAGCTTTGAAATATTCTTTGTAAAGCCAACAGCCCGGAGGCTGTCGCAGTTACTACTGtgtgcaaaaatattttgttccAGTGTAAAGAGAGGAAACCAAGACTAAAACATCTATATCAGTGACCCAGGTGTCATCAAACGTCATTTTGTGTATTCTACTAACCGAAATTCTACCATGTTTCAGGAATTGCAAGGCGCAGCCGTCAAGTATTGATACCTGTGAGGAAATGTGTCTATGTTCTGGTGTAGCAACAGGGAGGCGACACCCTACTGACGACAGTTTCTGCATGTGCCCTTGTGACTGTGGAAGTGGGAACATTAGCTTCACGGTATGAATAACCTTCCTTTATGcaatgataaatacatgtagatgatgtGTCCATTTTCAAGTATAACCGATTCATCGTTTCTAGATCTTACACTAAAGGGAAACGATATCATTCATTGTGGTCCCGAGTTAGCGTAGCGTTCAGGGTGTCTGGACCAAAGAGATCCTGGGCTCGAATCCCCTGACAAGGCACATGGCTTTTCAACTCACTCAGGCTTTAAAATGGGAAGGTATTATGCGAAAACGGAGAGGGTTTGGATCCGCCTTAAAACACTGTGCCctaaacacagtggataacaacccactgcctcttCGGCAATTTTTTTATCTTACGTGCAGCTTTTGTCGTTTCTTCAAAACAGCACCCAGACATTTCAGACGGAGACGGATGCAACTGCGACCTATGCCCCAATGGTGACTTCAAAACAGTCAACAGTCAGGGACATCTACACTGCCCATGTCTCTGTCCTGATAACAGCACATCAGAACTGACCAGCAATGGGAAATGTGACGTACGTATTGTTGTGTATCACATGCTATAATCCTAAAGTTATCTACAGTAGTATGAGTTACTGTAGAGAGTAGATCCTACTTTTATTTGAGGTCATAGACGTACGGATTAAAACAGGACTTGCCGTCATTCAGTGATGCCATGACGTTAAGGGTAAGACATCGTTAactgaaaattacttttttACTGGTTTGCAGTGTTCCTGCCCCTGCCCTGACGGTAGCAGTGATGTGTTGATGAGTGACGGTAGCTGTCCGTGTAGGTGCACATGTAACAACTGCCACGAGTCGGTTCTTGGTCCTCAAGGCTGCATCTGTTCAGATAGGTGAGGTACCATCTAATCTAGCTTGATGTCAATAGTACTGTAATAAAACCCAAGAatttctgatacatgtatccCCTGAAAGCAGGAGCTTTACAATTGATGCAAAATACCTTTAATACGAAAAATaatttatcattatgatagGGTACTCTTCGCCATATATCTCTGAGTGCAAGTAAGAACGTTGTCTTATAATGATCAAGAGattccaacacctacctacagaTACGTAATTTCCTCATTTGTACCGGATGAAGTGCATTGGTATATCAAGGATTCCCagtgacattttcaaaatgcatgTATAAACCGCACACAGCTGTCCTGACTGTGAGAATGACGAGGAACCTGAGTGGCAAGACTGCGTCTGTAGGTGTCCACAGAAGACAGAGTGCGGGATCccacctacatgtgtggtgggGAGGATGGGGTCAGACTGCAGACAGCCAGACTGCAGGCCATGCCAAGGTACAATCACCAGAACGTATTTTTACCGTATGATTCCAATTGCAACCTTTAGCAGGCTTTGGTTTTCTATCATGTATTAGAGTGTGATGCCTATAGCTAACTGCTGCACTGCACTGCAACCTTTCAGGCTGCTCCGGGAATGGACTATGCACCACATCTACAGACAGCTGTCAGTCATCCTGTGTCTGCTGGCCCCAGTGGTTCGGAGACTGTTGTGAGCTACGTCGTCCTCGTCCTATTGGAGGGGACCCTCATCTCCAGACGTTGGACGGTAACGATTTACATCATTTGTCG contains:
- the LOC118425346 gene encoding uncharacterized protein LOC118425346, which codes for MFVVFRSRGYSGRGFLAKYEIDLPPVYRIVDNIVKDNSGTAVKVTAQSSYSIIDVLRNIFENNQERETNNDEAVIIVNHERSNTVVRGNVMQNNQMTSIRVNVQQRQEGNVTVTDNLFRWNSRSTTLTVRGQYYASGQTPVRISNNVFSGNDATETGRVLYFYEAPGTVENNTFVNNSARHVIDWEGLYYSEEQVLSNNFIYDNIPLTPGMKYTIAVSGRNTQIHGNVFTNPANDAELATSTRTSSYPVNATGNFWGFDSDNLVSERIRDKDDNDDWAEVLYDPWLAALPADGPCPLGWKYSKQLSACYMYHSGAQDWLGAVHSCKIQHAIVARSFSGQERELIDSIIRAREVHFVSNVPIWKDRPDDIANSTHDCKVHLPSNGTLTTLADCGSFYPFICKRPVVDDCPNACSHRGRCEGRTCICDRGWEGEDCSKANCRDRNDCGEFGTCVGPNICRCRNGWQGRACTVSYCNRFTSCKSCAMAVGCGWCDQRQSCESGLYRGPDVMPCQTWFYHSCFTVGEKGRCSPDIEVVDCEHRQCNNSLSTTTVESCLRCQDVEGCFKETDNCKVWNEDQCPKGFIHPLYNDTTRIEKILIGHNVEYVPREGNTLYRCPVRFSSWGATMFVNEGILDIRIGQVLSSPQASGVLHKVEQVRKTEDYTVIVAHPATLEDMLDYSDFSQEVQLEMAVDMKRNEGVPELSVVERVLNGNGTLDGSAVRVIAEDVPVYKCIGSRAMNEGEGNYHLLMTHIPDHLSVGDIIVSNHSNGILEQVIQQTTTTLGVFIQTQLQDCFEAFNFRQELQTTDGATLPESLPCSGGPDGAHGLLIVDSNGKELDLETGDVVIGRKSSRLLAKVVNITTASEYTLVEVEPILSRSIMTLPSRRRRREDVAVSPDREPLNMVIEDQFREVTDRFDITLSTSGALSAGIKLALVVSTSEFSTPTLKKAEASFIGGRLEVGLHGTLDVSERTWTRGGFQTTLSPRYASLCVSSTVCIPAKIWAGIETSYEIYAQGPGSIEMSSNVVKPDIDGGGSWQPQEGSQSFSFEQNEESNDADVLISSYSGTASESDQLIILELKVKPTFSIEFPTSGESEEDANLIPSLDEISGQIGQGDAFGYSITTSLQSQALLRVSAQSCSAECPYSDRPQYVGVTSSLDYLKGAFNVVVGNNEYYEEQQWRREEWMESDRNCKAQPSSIDTCEEMCLCSGVATGRRHPTDDSFCMCPCDCGSGNISFTHPDISDGDGCNCDLCPNGDFKTVNSQGHLHCPCLCPDNSTSELTSNGKCDCSCPCPDGSSDVLMSDGSCPCRCTCNNCHESVLGPQGCICSDSCPDCENDEEPEWQDCVCRCPQKTECGIPPTCVVGRMGSDCRQPDCRPCQGCSGNGLCTTSTDSCQSSCVCWPQWFGDCCELRRPRPIGGDPHLQTLDGISYDYHGIGEFWDCKSVPNDFGVQTRMYAYERASLIGGVAVKAGHSVVTLMTLPNTTEKDVPSMR